In a single window of the Chaetodon trifascialis isolate fChaTrf1 chromosome 19, fChaTrf1.hap1, whole genome shotgun sequence genome:
- the paplnb gene encoding papilin b, proteoglycan-like sulfated glycoprotein: MNILQVLGLLQLLAGPAFTLTRPTHDYWGEFGAYGPCSRTCGTGVAMRTRKCITSRTDGGHNCIGSSKAFRTCNTQECPVGSRDFREEQCAQIDRADFQGKRHSWVPYYGGTNPCELSCVPRGQNFFYRHRPAVVDGTPCYVGRTDICVDGVCRTLTHGEFMGLDDDPNSVHTATVVAVAPHPRETLTYMYKTGVYSECSTSCNGGMQYRSVECWVQDPSNPRVVEESYCITQRLQRPQSQQACNMHPCTAEYSVSSFSVCSVTCGEGQQTREVICVGSGGERLADQACSGLARPPSVQTCRRPACHTHISWHVTEYGLCTRSCGGGVRERRVSCFDTDLNPYPEARCGTASRPVSVEACNSQPCPGAQTVPSVQDPRAQESTMRGFVPHVPSAPSASRPQTNIAYEPYPAVIGPHCAQSFYGCCPDGHTSATGPRGEGCPQDDCVRSRYGCCLDGVTPAQGFGRAGCPEYRTTVITVQLTPPPPVSSPTGNMCSLPRDEGPCDTWKVRFYYDAGTRKCTEFWYGSCQGNGNNFVSLEACQRECGGMVREPLPAPRRETPRRGPPRVALRARA, from the exons ATGAACATCCTGCAAGTCCTGggtctcctgcagctgctggctggacCTGCTTTCACT CTGACAAGACCGACCCATGACTACTGGGGAGAGTTTGGAGCCTATGGGCCCTGCAGTCGCACCTGTGGCACAGGAGTGGCAATGAGAACCAGGAAATGTATCACGTCGAG gacagatggaggacaTAACTGCATTGGATCCTCCAAGGCCTTCCGAACCTGCAACACACAG GAATGTCCAGTTGGATCCAGGGACTTCAGGGAGGAGCAGTGCGCCCAGATTGACAGAGCGGACTTTCAGGGAAAACGCCACTCATGGGTGCCTTATTATGGAG GAACCAATCCATGTGAGCTGAGCTGTGTCCCAAGAGGACAGAACTTCTTCTACCGGCACAGACCTGCAGTGGTGGATGGGACACCGTGCTATGTGGGCCGTACTGACATCTGTGTTGATGGCGTCTGCAGG ACACTGACCCATGGAGAGTTTATGGGCTTGGATGACGACCCTAATTCTGTACACACTGCTACTGTTGTCGCCGTTGCTCCTCACCCAAGGGAGACACTCACGTACATGTACAAAACTGGTGTCTACAGCGAGTGCTCTACCTCCTGCAATGGAGGCATGCAGTATCGCAGCGTGGAGTGTTGGGTACAGGACCCGTCGAACCCCCGTGTGGTGGAAGAGTCTTACTGCATTACCCAGCGTCTGCAGAGGCCACAGAGCCAGCAAGCCTGCAACATGCATCCCTGTACTGCTGAGTACAGTGTCTCCAGCTTCAGTGTG TGCTCGGTGACTTGTGGGGAAGGCCAACAGACCAGGGAGGTGATCTGTGTGGGCTCAGGAGGTGAACGCCTGGCTGACCAGGCCTGCAGTGGGCTCGCAAGACCTCCCTCAGTCCAGACCTGCCGCAGACCTGcctgtcacactcacatctCCTGGCACGTGACTGAGTACGGACTG TGCACTAGAAGCTGTGGTGGAggtgtgagggagaggagggtgagcTGTTTTGACACAGATTTGAACCCCTACCCAGAGGCCCGGTGTGGAACAGCTAGCAGGCCAGTTTCTGTGGAAGCATGCAACTCACAGCCCTGCCCCGGAGCACAAA CGGTCCCAAGTGTACAGGACCCAAGGGCACAAGAAAGCACCATGAGAGGATTTGTGCCCCATGTTCCAAGTGCCCCTTCAG CTTCCAGGCCACAAACAAACATTGCATATGAGCCCTACCCTGCTGTAATTGGTCCTCACTGTGCGCAGTCATTCTATGGCTGCTGTCCTGATGGCCATACCTCCGCCACGGGACCCAGGGGCGAGGGCTGCCCCCAAGATGACTGTGTTCGCTCCAG GTACGGCTGTTGTTTGGATGGAGTGACTCCAGCTCAAGGATTCGGAAGGGCTGGATGTCCTGAGTACAGGACAACTGTGATAACTGTG CAGCTCACACCACCACCTCCTGTCTCCTCACCCACTGGTAACATGTGCTCCCTGCCTCGTGATGAGGGCCCCTGCGATACTTGGAAGGTCCGCTTCTACTATGATGCAGGCACTCGCAAATGTACCGAGTTCTGGTATGGAAGTTGCCAGGGCAATGGCAATAACTTTGTGTCCCTGGAAGCATGCCAGAGAGAGTGTGGGGGTATGGTGAGGGAGCCCCTTCCTGCACCTCGCAGAGAGACCCCGAGGAGAGGGCCACCCAGGGTTGCTCTGAGGGCAAGGGCGTAA
- the LOC139347689 gene encoding enhancer of rudimentary homolog, which translates to MSHTILLVQPTKRPEGRTYADYESVNECMEGVCKMYEEHLKRMNPNSPSITYDISQLFDFIDDLADLSCLVYRADTQTYQPYNKDWIKEKIYVLLRRQAQQATK; encoded by the exons ATG TCGCACACAATTTTGCTTGTCCAACCTACGAAGAGACCTGAGGGCCGCACATATGCTGACTATGAGTCAGTGAATGAATGTATGGAAG GTGTTTGCAAAATGTATGAAGAGCATCTTAAGAGGATGAATCCAAACAGTCCCTCCATCACTTATGACATTAGTCAGTTGTTTGACTTTATTGACGACTTGGCAGATCTGAGCTGCCTTGT gTACAGAGCTGACACTCAAACATATCAACCATACAATAAAGACTGGATCAAGGAGAAGATATATGTCCTGCTACGGCGTCAGGCTCAGCAAGCGACAAAGTAA